One genomic window of Limnothrix sp. FACHB-406 includes the following:
- a CDS encoding DUF3611 family protein, whose protein sequence is MLSRPDSNPTPPPPPFKKKNGGPRPSLQRIAATLQLGGWIGFWVQLALGLAAILLLLIAVPGLAGQGAAQGVSIGIFWATCGVIVAAFNTVLSFRYTRIAKGLIHKTNEPQPRKTETVQLLRMGIYAGMIGVVLTLIGSGVAVYVLVSKAVSQPAGVAITDPTKIVRPLDVFVVVANLAGISANFMGMVISLWLYDRIDRPSS, encoded by the coding sequence ATGTTGAGCCGTCCCGATTCCAACCCCACGCCCCCACCCCCACCATTTAAAAAGAAAAATGGGGGGCCGCGGCCATCCCTCCAGCGCATTGCCGCCACCCTGCAACTGGGCGGTTGGATTGGGTTTTGGGTGCAATTAGCCCTCGGGTTAGCCGCCATTTTGTTGTTGCTGATTGCCGTGCCGGGGCTGGCGGGCCAAGGGGCGGCCCAAGGGGTCAGCATCGGCATTTTTTGGGCCACCTGCGGCGTAATTGTGGCGGCATTCAACACGGTTTTATCCTTTCGATATACCCGAATTGCCAAGGGATTAATTCATAAAACCAACGAACCGCAACCCCGCAAAACCGAAACCGTTCAATTGTTGAGAATGGGCATTTATGCGGGCATGATCGGGGTGGTTTTAACCCTGATTGGCTCCGGTGTGGCAGTCTATGTTTTGGTCTCGAAGGCAGTATCCCAGCCGGCCGGGGTAGCCATTACCGACCCCACTAAAATTGTCCGGCCCTTGGATGTGTTTGTGGTGGTAGCTAATTTGGCGGGAATTTCTGCCAACTTTATGGGCATGGTGATTTCCCTGTGGCTCTATGACCGAATTGATCGCCCTTCCAGTTAA
- a CDS encoding aspartate ammonia-lyase: MSNADNFRIEKDSMGEWQIPDTVYYGIQTCRAIENFPISGLKPLPTYVDACLLIKKATAIANAELGCISEELGQAIVQAADEILQGQLRDQFVVDVYQAGAGTSHHMNVNEVLANRALELLGDRKGNYGRVSPNDHVNYGQSTNDVIPTAIRIGGLLALDRTLFPALKKAIAAMEAKAIAFQEIVKSGRTHLQDAVPVRLGESFRAWAYILRDHERRITTAAEDLRVLGLGGSAAGTGMNTHPQYRFRVTELLSELIGQPLRSAPHLMAAMQSMAPFVNVSGSIRNLAQDLAKISHDLRLMDSGPKTGFKEIQLPPVQPGSSIMPGKYNPVMAEMTSMVCFQVMGYDQAIALAAQAGQLELNVMMPLIAYNLIQSIEILGNTIAALSDRCLVGIEANPDRCLHYAEGSLALVTALNTHIGYLNAAAIAKESLETGKFLRQLVLEKGLMDEAQLAEVLDLETMSQMPNPTA; this comes from the coding sequence ATGAGCAACGCTGACAACTTTCGGATTGAGAAGGATTCGATGGGGGAATGGCAAATCCCCGATACGGTCTATTACGGGATTCAAACTTGCCGGGCGATCGAGAATTTCCCCATTAGCGGCCTTAAACCGTTACCCACCTATGTTGATGCCTGTTTGCTGATCAAAAAAGCCACCGCGATCGCCAATGCAGAGTTGGGCTGTATTTCGGAAGAATTAGGCCAAGCGATCGTGCAAGCGGCCGATGAAATTTTGCAAGGTCAATTGCGCGATCAATTTGTGGTGGATGTTTACCAAGCGGGGGCCGGCACTTCCCATCACATGAATGTGAATGAAGTTTTGGCTAATCGAGCCTTGGAACTGTTGGGCGATCGCAAGGGCAACTATGGCCGCGTCAGTCCTAATGATCACGTGAATTATGGACAGTCAACCAATGATGTGATTCCAACAGCCATTCGGATTGGGGGGCTGTTGGCGCTCGATCGCACCTTGTTTCCAGCCCTCAAAAAGGCGATCGCTGCCATGGAAGCCAAGGCGATCGCTTTCCAAGAAATTGTTAAATCTGGTCGCACTCACTTGCAGGACGCAGTGCCCGTGCGATTGGGCGAAAGCTTCCGGGCTTGGGCTTATATTTTGCGCGATCATGAGCGGCGAATTACCACAGCGGCGGAAGATTTGCGTGTCTTGGGATTGGGCGGCAGCGCTGCGGGAACCGGGATGAACACCCATCCGCAATATCGCTTCCGAGTCACTGAATTACTCTCAGAATTGATTGGGCAACCCTTGCGATCGGCTCCCCATTTGATGGCGGCCATGCAAAGTATGGCTCCTTTTGTGAATGTGTCCGGTTCGATTCGGAATTTGGCTCAGGATTTGGCCAAGATTTCCCATGATTTGCGCTTGATGGATTCGGGGCCCAAAACCGGATTTAAGGAAATTCAATTGCCGCCTGTGCAGCCAGGATCGTCAATCATGCCGGGTAAATATAATCCGGTGATGGCGGAGATGACTTCAATGGTTTGTTTCCAAGTGATGGGCTATGACCAGGCGATCGCCCTGGCAGCCCAGGCGGGGCAACTGGAATTGAATGTGATGATGCCGTTGATTGCCTACAATCTGATTCAAAGTATTGAGATTTTGGGCAACACGATCGCCGCCTTGAGCGATCGCTGTTTGGTGGGCATTGAAGCCAATCCCGATCGCTGTTTGCACTATGCCGAGGGGAGCTTGGCCCTGGTGACGGCGCTGAATACGCACATTGGCTATTTGAATGCCGCTGCGATCGCCAAAGAATCCCTAGAAACGGGTAAATTTCTGCGCCAATTGGTTTTGGAAAAAGGGCTGATGGATGAGGCCCAGTTGGCAGAAGTATTGGATTTGGAAACCATGAGCCAAATGCCGAATCCAACGGCCTAG
- a CDS encoding glycosyltransferase — translation MDPKAIEIYFPCRQFTKPTGGVQMIYRQVDLLNQSGFSAAVLHREAEFRCQWFPNKTRILGGILTINPDRSIVVVPEVYEQAEYAKLPKDIPFVIFNQNVYYTFDKFSVNFEEEYLPYADPNLLGVIVVSEDSKNYIQTAFPQVKVHRVRCSVDPELFYFPERKTNQICFLARKNFMDVQQVCQILRHRDRLQGFQLVRVLDLPQAKLAEMMRNSAIFMSFGDPEGFGLPAAEAMAAGCLTVGYHGRGGREFFKPEFSYPIERGDILGFVQAVEQAIDDWVNRPEATIAKVKQASAYIRNTYSLANQTEDVVAAWSAILGRFPGQSLPKPHDFSQSTQDSNQPTYDLNQAIAPPSIIF, via the coding sequence GTGGATCCAAAGGCGATCGAGATTTATTTTCCCTGCCGACAATTTACAAAACCAACCGGCGGCGTACAGATGATCTATCGCCAGGTGGATTTGTTGAATCAGTCGGGATTTTCCGCAGCAGTTTTGCACAGAGAAGCGGAATTTCGTTGTCAGTGGTTTCCCAACAAAACACGCATCCTCGGGGGAATTTTGACCATTAACCCCGATCGCAGCATTGTGGTTGTGCCCGAGGTCTATGAACAGGCGGAATATGCCAAGCTGCCCAAAGATATTCCCTTTGTGATTTTTAATCAAAATGTCTATTACACATTTGATAAATTCTCAGTGAATTTTGAAGAAGAATATTTGCCCTATGCTGATCCGAATTTATTAGGCGTGATTGTTGTTTCTGAAGACAGCAAAAACTATATTCAAACGGCCTTCCCGCAAGTTAAGGTTCACCGGGTTCGGTGTAGCGTTGATCCGGAGCTGTTTTATTTTCCTGAGCGAAAGACCAATCAAATTTGCTTCCTGGCGCGCAAAAATTTCATGGATGTTCAGCAAGTTTGCCAAATCTTGCGCCATCGCGATCGGCTCCAGGGATTTCAATTGGTGCGAGTGTTGGATTTGCCGCAGGCGAAATTAGCAGAAATGATGCGAAATTCGGCAATTTTTATGAGTTTTGGTGATCCAGAAGGGTTTGGCTTACCGGCGGCGGAAGCGATGGCGGCGGGCTGTCTCACGGTGGGTTATCACGGCCGCGGCGGGCGGGAATTTTTCAAGCCGGAGTTTTCTTACCCGATCGAGCGGGGCGATATTTTAGGATTTGTCCAGGCGGTTGAACAGGCGATCGATGATTGGGTTAACCGTCCCGAAGCCACGATCGCCAAGGTCAAACAAGCATCGGCCTATATTCGCAACACCTATTCTTTGGCTAATCAAACGGAGGATGTGGTGGCAGCTTGGTCAGCCATCCTAGGGCGTTTTCCGGGGCAATCTTTACCCAAGCCCCATGATTTCAGTCAATCAACCCAGGATTCAAATCAACCAACCTATGATTTAAATCAGGCGATTGCTCCGCCCTCGATTATTTTCTAA
- a CDS encoding DUF362 domain-containing protein yields the protein MVPVSLLSATSYDLDLLREKVVALLEPLGGMAAFVQPGDRVLLKPNLLTGSRPAKECTTRPELVQVVAELVLAAGGQPFLGDSPAFGSAAGVAKANGLAPIAQRLNIPIVEFRGQRYDSLSGEFGHLRLSKEAMDADVVINLPKVKSHCQLTITLGVKNLFGCVPGKLKAWWHLDAGKDVARFGRMLVETARTIDPDLTIVDGIIGHEGDGPSNGEPRLLGVLGASANVFALDRSLADILQVDPATVPTLAAAGALGVCPAPEQVTYPLQRPADLAIEDWRLSSFLMPIDFGLPRVIRSTFKHLYIKLFKERFAPAETSVRS from the coding sequence ATGGTTCCCGTTAGCTTGCTCAGTGCCACTAGCTATGATTTGGATCTGTTGCGCGAAAAAGTTGTGGCCCTGTTGGAACCCTTGGGCGGAATGGCGGCCTTTGTACAGCCGGGCGATCGGGTGCTGTTGAAACCCAACCTCCTGACCGGATCGCGACCCGCCAAGGAATGCACGACCCGCCCCGAGCTGGTGCAGGTGGTGGCGGAGTTGGTGTTGGCGGCCGGTGGGCAACCCTTTTTGGGCGACAGTCCCGCCTTTGGCAGCGCGGCCGGCGTGGCCAAGGCCAATGGCCTGGCCCCGATCGCCCAACGCTTGAACATCCCGATCGTGGAATTTCGGGGCCAGCGCTACGACAGCCTCAGCGGCGAATTTGGTCACTTGCGCTTGAGCAAGGAAGCGATGGATGCAGATGTGGTGATTAATTTGCCCAAGGTGAAATCCCACTGCCAATTGACGATTACGCTGGGGGTGAAGAATCTGTTTGGCTGCGTGCCGGGCAAGCTGAAGGCCTGGTGGCATTTGGACGCGGGAAAAGACGTGGCTCGGTTTGGGCGCATGTTGGTGGAAACGGCGCGGACGATCGACCCCGACTTGACGATCGTGGATGGAATTATTGGCCATGAGGGCGACGGCCCCAGCAACGGTGAACCGCGCCTGTTGGGGGTGTTGGGTGCATCAGCTAATGTGTTTGCGCTTGATCGATCCTTGGCGGACATCTTGCAGGTGGATCCGGCAACTGTGCCCACCTTGGCGGCGGCGGGAGCCTTGGGCGTTTGTCCGGCCCCGGAACAGGTGACCTATCCTTTGCAGCGGCCGGCGGACTTGGCGATCGAAGATTGGCGCTTATCCAGCTTCCTGATGCCGATCGATTTTGGGTTGCCTCGGGTGATTCGTTCTACCTTCAAGCACCTTTACATCAAGCTGTTTAAGGAACGCTTTGCCCCGGCGGAAACTTCAGTGCGATCTTGA
- a CDS encoding radical SAM protein has protein sequence MAPFADETLLFEPAEPLPQALPTVFAFPNTYSVGITSLGYQVVWAMLAARPELAVARLFTDAREPLPRSPALVGFSMSWELDYVNVMALLEDLDLPLHAVDRTDEHPIVFGGGPVLTANPEPFAAYFDVVLLGDGEILIDALVNKLLEQRDRPRADRLEALAQVPGLYVPQLYAVEYHDPTGPIAAIRPLSDRIPATVSKQTYRGNALSVSTVVTPRAAWENIFMVETVRSCPELCRFCLASYLTLPFRTADLEGSLLPAIDRGLQATNRIGLLGASVTQHPEFDSLLDRLAGTAYEQVRLSVASVRTNTVTEKLARVLASRDCKSITVAVESGSETVRQIINKKLATEAIEQAAVNAKAGGLSALKLYGMAGIPGETPDDIEATAAMMLRLKKAAPGLKLTLGCSTFVPKAHTPFQWFGVNRDAEKRLKLLQKRLRSNGIDFRPESYNWSIIQTLISRGDRRLTPLLELVRAYGAGDTDNPDRVSLGSYRRAFKELRDRVPPLDHYVFRNWDLGEVLPWEHLHGPLPAATLKKHRAEAVALMPDAAVISP, from the coding sequence ATGGCTCCTTTTGCTGACGAAACCCTGCTGTTTGAACCCGCTGAACCGTTGCCCCAGGCCCTGCCCACGGTGTTTGCCTTTCCGAACACCTATTCCGTCGGCATCACCAGCTTGGGCTATCAGGTGGTCTGGGCGATGTTGGCGGCGCGGCCGGAGTTGGCCGTGGCACGGTTGTTTACGGATGCACGGGAGCCATTGCCCCGATCGCCCGCCCTGGTGGGGTTTTCCATGTCCTGGGAACTGGATTACGTCAATGTGATGGCGTTGCTGGAGGATTTGGACTTGCCGCTCCATGCGGTCGATCGCACCGACGAGCACCCGATCGTGTTTGGGGGCGGGCCGGTGCTGACGGCGAATCCCGAACCCTTCGCGGCCTATTTTGACGTGGTGCTGTTGGGTGATGGGGAAATTTTGATCGATGCCCTGGTGAATAAGCTGCTAGAACAGCGCGATCGCCCCCGGGCCGATCGATTGGAAGCCCTGGCCCAAGTGCCGGGTCTGTATGTGCCGCAACTGTACGCCGTGGAGTATCACGACCCCACGGGCCCGATCGCCGCCATTCGCCCCCTGAGCGATCGGATTCCCGCCACCGTCAGCAAGCAAACCTATCGTGGCAACGCCCTTTCGGTGTCCACGGTGGTGACTCCGCGCGCCGCCTGGGAAAACATCTTCATGGTGGAAACGGTGCGCAGTTGCCCGGAACTGTGCCGGTTTTGCTTAGCCAGCTATCTCACCCTGCCCTTTCGGACGGCGGACTTGGAAGGCTCCTTGCTGCCGGCCATCGATCGGGGACTGCAAGCCACTAACCGAATCGGCCTGCTCGGCGCTTCGGTGACCCAACATCCTGAATTTGACAGTCTGCTCGATCGCCTGGCCGGAACCGCCTACGAACAGGTGCGGCTCAGTGTGGCTTCGGTGCGCACCAACACGGTCACGGAAAAGCTGGCCCGCGTTTTGGCCAGCCGCGATTGCAAATCGATCACCGTGGCCGTGGAAAGCGGTTCGGAAACGGTGCGACAAATCATCAACAAAAAGTTGGCCACCGAAGCGATCGAACAGGCCGCCGTGAACGCCAAAGCGGGCGGCCTCAGCGCCCTCAAGCTTTATGGCATGGCCGGCATTCCCGGAGAAACCCCCGACGACATCGAAGCCACCGCGGCCATGATGCTGCGGCTCAAAAAAGCTGCCCCGGGCCTGAAATTAACCCTTGGTTGCAGTACCTTTGTGCCCAAAGCCCACACTCCCTTTCAGTGGTTTGGGGTGAATCGGGATGCGGAAAAGCGATTGAAATTGCTGCAAAAGCGCCTGCGTTCCAATGGCATTGACTTCCGCCCCGAGAGCTATAACTGGTCAATTATTCAGACGCTGATTTCCCGGGGCGATCGCCGGTTAACCCCCCTGTTGGAACTGGTGCGAGCCTATGGGGCGGGCGACACGGACAACCCCGATCGGGTATCCCTGGGCAGTTACCGGCGAGCCTTCAAGGAACTGCGCGATCGAGTGCCCCCGCTGGATCATTATGTGTTTCGCAACTGGGATTTAGGGGAAGTGCTGCCCTGGGAACATCTCCATGGGCCCTTGCCTGCCGCCACCCTGAAAAAACACCGAGCGGAAGCCGTGGCCCTAATGCCCGATGCTGCCGTGATTTCGCCGTGA
- a CDS encoding Coenzyme F420 hydrogenase/dehydrogenase, beta subunit C-terminal domain, protein MTLASSPSESGQAPLGHKKARALKPGSRRPAKDLCSECGLCDTYYVHYVKEACAFINQQIAELETQAHGRSRNLEVEDDIYFGVHQEMMAARKTEPIEGAQWTGIVSSIAIAMLTSGKVEGVVCVQNTPEDRFQPQPVIATTPEEILAARVNKPTLSPNLSVLEQIEQSGMKRLLVIGVGCQIQALRAVQDKLGLEKLYVLGTPCVDNVTRAGLQKFLDTTSRSPDTVVYYEFMQDFRVHFKHEDGSTETVPFFGLKTDQLKDVFAPSCMTCFDYVNSLADLVVGYMGAPFGWQWLVVRNETGRELLEMVRDQIETQPVMSQGERRAAVQNSIPAYDKGVTIPMWAAKLMGLVIERVGPKGLEYARFSIDSHFTRNYLYVKRHYPEKLAEHVPAYAQKIVEQYQLPD, encoded by the coding sequence ATGACCCTCGCCTCATCACCCTCCGAATCCGGTCAAGCACCCCTCGGCCACAAAAAAGCTCGCGCCCTCAAGCCCGGTAGCCGTCGCCCCGCCAAGGATTTGTGCAGTGAATGCGGTCTGTGCGACACCTACTATGTGCATTACGTCAAAGAGGCCTGCGCCTTCATTAATCAACAGATTGCCGAGCTGGAAACCCAGGCCCACGGCCGCAGCCGCAATCTGGAAGTCGAAGATGACATCTACTTCGGCGTGCATCAGGAAATGATGGCCGCGCGCAAAACCGAGCCGATCGAGGGGGCCCAATGGACCGGCATCGTTAGCTCGATCGCGATCGCCATGCTCACCAGCGGCAAAGTGGAAGGGGTCGTCTGTGTGCAAAACACCCCGGAAGACCGCTTCCAACCCCAACCGGTGATTGCCACCACCCCCGAAGAAATCTTGGCTGCCCGGGTGAACAAACCCACCCTTTCGCCCAACCTGTCTGTTTTGGAACAGATTGAACAATCGGGCATGAAGCGGTTGTTGGTGATTGGGGTGGGCTGCCAAATCCAAGCCCTGCGAGCTGTCCAAGACAAGCTAGGCCTCGAAAAGCTCTATGTGCTCGGCACGCCCTGCGTGGACAACGTGACCCGGGCCGGCCTGCAAAAATTCCTCGACACCACCAGCCGATCGCCCGACACCGTGGTCTATTACGAGTTCATGCAGGATTTCCGGGTGCATTTCAAGCACGAAGACGGTTCCACGGAAACAGTGCCCTTTTTTGGCCTGAAAACCGATCAATTAAAGGACGTGTTTGCCCCCTCCTGCATGACCTGTTTTGATTACGTCAACTCCCTCGCGGATTTGGTGGTGGGCTATATGGGTGCGCCCTTTGGTTGGCAGTGGCTGGTGGTGCGCAATGAAACGGGCCGCGAACTGTTGGAAATGGTGCGCGACCAAATCGAAACCCAACCGGTGATGTCCCAAGGGGAGCGTCGAGCCGCCGTCCAAAACAGCATTCCCGCCTACGACAAAGGGGTCACGATTCCCATGTGGGCGGCTAAGTTGATGGGTTTGGTGATCGAGCGGGTGGGGCCCAAGGGTCTGGAATATGCTCGTTTCTCGATCGACTCCCACTTCACGCGCAACTATCTCTATGTCAAGCGCCACTACCCTGAAAAGCTAGCGGAGCATGTGCCCGCCTATGCCCAAAAAATTGTGGAGCAATACCAATTACCGGACTAG
- a CDS encoding carbohydrate ABC transporter permease — MFQLPRKSLNDRQWALLTPYLFLLPALVVLTITTFYPALQAFYLSFTRYDYDLTEAPRWVGGANFLRLWGDRLFWKTLGQTIVYLLTVVPILTIAPLGLAILVNQKLAGIRWFRAAYYVPVIVSSVVAGIAWNWMYAENGLLNQLLTGLGLVSRPIPWLTSPQWALWSVMAVTVWKGLGYYMVVYLAGLQAIPADLYEAAALDGSDGWRKHWDITVPLMRPYWLLVATISAISATKVFEEVFIMTQGGPRSSSKTVVYYLYEQAFENLEMSYACAIGLVLFLLVLGFSTLRLLIPNQAPTNP; from the coding sequence ATGTTCCAGTTACCCCGAAAATCCCTGAACGATCGCCAATGGGCCCTGCTCACGCCCTATCTATTCCTGCTGCCGGCCTTGGTCGTCTTGACCATCACCACCTTCTACCCGGCCCTGCAAGCCTTTTACCTCAGCTTCACGCGCTATGACTACGACCTGACCGAAGCGCCGCGCTGGGTGGGCGGGGCCAACTTCCTGCGCCTGTGGGGCGATCGGCTGTTTTGGAAAACCCTGGGCCAAACGATCGTTTACCTATTAACCGTCGTCCCCATCCTGACGATCGCCCCCTTGGGTTTGGCGATTTTGGTGAACCAAAAACTAGCGGGGATCCGTTGGTTTCGCGCCGCCTATTATGTGCCCGTGATTGTGTCGAGCGTGGTGGCCGGCATTGCCTGGAATTGGATGTATGCGGAAAATGGCCTGCTGAACCAACTGCTCACCGGACTTGGCCTTGTTTCTCGTCCCATTCCCTGGCTGACCAGTCCCCAATGGGCCCTTTGGAGCGTGATGGCCGTCACGGTCTGGAAAGGCCTCGGCTATTACATGGTGGTTTATTTAGCCGGACTGCAAGCCATTCCCGCCGACCTTTACGAAGCTGCCGCCCTCGATGGCTCCGATGGTTGGCGCAAACATTGGGATATTACGGTTCCGTTGATGCGCCCTTACTGGCTGTTGGTGGCCACCATTTCCGCCATTTCCGCCACCAAGGTCTTTGAAGAAGTGTTCATCATGACCCAAGGCGGCCCCCGCAGCAGCTCCAAAACCGTGGTCTATTACCTCTATGAACAGGCCTTTGAAAACCTAGAAATGAGCTATGCCTGCGCGATCGGGCTAGTGTTATTCCTGCTGGTTTTGGGCTTTTCAACCCTGCGGCTGTTGATTCCGAACCAAGCACCCACCAACCCCTGA
- a CDS encoding glycosyltransferase family 4 protein: MHVAWLGKRSPFCGNVTYSREITNALRDRGHEVSFLHFAQEEETEDEAQRDVKEVPLPYLYKSQIYTLPTFGASKVLTQSLSRLRPHLLHASLTLSPLDFVLPEICDELQLPLISTFHPAFDQKLRNFTSGTQQLTYQLYAPFLASYDCTIVFSQIQRDMLIKLGVEGDRVAVIPNGVDVLKYAPGPSPVKRELGCDRLFVYVGRLAQEKNVEPLLKAWKKAKMPSHCKLAIVGSGPLKASLQTFYGPEHGVEWMGYVANESRRIDILRAADVFVLPSLVEGLSLSLLEAMACGVACLATEVGADGEAIEQGAGIRLNPQKVYGQLRTLLPMLAEHEEITALLGQRARERVLERYTLDRNLNQLEALYGEILKRKRSPLVR; encoded by the coding sequence ATGCACGTCGCTTGGTTGGGTAAACGATCTCCATTTTGCGGCAACGTCACCTACAGCCGAGAGATCACGAACGCATTACGCGATCGGGGCCATGAGGTGAGCTTTTTACACTTTGCCCAAGAAGAAGAAACCGAAGACGAAGCGCAGCGGGATGTGAAAGAAGTCCCGCTTCCCTATCTCTATAAATCCCAAATTTATACGTTGCCCACCTTTGGGGCCAGCAAAGTTTTGACGCAATCTCTCAGCCGGTTGCGTCCCCATTTGCTCCATGCATCCTTGACCCTTTCGCCGTTGGATTTTGTGTTGCCAGAAATTTGCGACGAATTACAGTTGCCGCTAATTTCCACCTTTCATCCTGCTTTCGATCAAAAACTGCGTAATTTCACCTCCGGCACTCAGCAATTAACCTATCAACTCTATGCACCCTTTTTAGCCAGTTATGACTGCACGATCGTTTTCTCCCAAATTCAGCGCGACATGCTGATTAAGCTGGGGGTTGAGGGCGATCGAGTGGCGGTGATTCCCAACGGGGTTGATGTGCTCAAATATGCCCCCGGACCCTCGCCTGTGAAACGGGAATTGGGGTGCGATCGCCTGTTTGTTTATGTGGGCCGTCTGGCGCAAGAGAAAAACGTTGAACCCCTGCTGAAGGCTTGGAAAAAAGCGAAAATGCCCAGCCATTGCAAACTGGCGATCGTTGGCAGCGGCCCCCTGAAAGCCTCCCTCCAAACGTTCTACGGCCCCGAGCATGGGGTGGAATGGATGGGCTATGTGGCTAACGAAAGTCGCCGGATCGACATCTTGCGGGCCGCCGATGTGTTTGTGCTGCCCTCGTTAGTGGAAGGGTTGTCCCTCTCGTTGTTGGAGGCGATGGCCTGCGGGGTTGCTTGCCTGGCCACGGAGGTGGGGGCCGATGGCGAGGCGATCGAACAGGGAGCCGGAATTCGCCTCAATCCGCAAAAAGTCTATGGACAATTGCGAACCTTGCTGCCCATGCTGGCAGAACATGAGGAAATCACCGCCTTGCTGGGCCAGCGGGCCCGGGAGCGTGTTTTGGAACGCTACACCCTCGATCGCAACCTCAACCAACTCGAAGCCCTCTATGGGGAAATTTTGAAACGGAAGCGATCGCCTTTGGTGCGTTAG
- a CDS encoding MFS transporter: MSPTSSQPDTPPAELHKSQPAPQPLPLKKRLTEEVDELAELVLHGAGHDQAAIEAARLAKEKGLEPAPADPEETGFLPVLKNRNFLALWSGQVFSQLADKVYLIMAIAIVAARFQEPGQTISGWVSAITIAFTIPAVLFGSLAGIYVDRWQKQTVLVVTNVVRGLLVLALPVVLALTADGPEVMGIPIGFGALLAMTFCVSTLTQYFAPAEQATIPLIVPPQHLLSANSLYTTTMMASTIVGFAVGEPLLALANHLVARWGLGENLGQELLIGGSYAIAGALLLWMKTGEAPEDHTIERPHVLEDLRDGFRYLLDRPVIRNALIQLTILFSIFAALAVLAVRMAEVIPNIKASQFGLLLAAGSAGLGVGALLLGQFGSRWPYTRSALFGSFGMGAALVALASTTTHLWGAVTAIVCLGAAAAFVGIPMQTTIQHETPEEMRGKVFGLQNNAVNVALSLPLALSSVAEAYWGLPAVLLLLAVLAIAGGVATWYISVTSLPRST, from the coding sequence ATGTCCCCCACTTCGTCCCAACCCGACACGCCCCCAGCGGAACTGCACAAGAGCCAGCCGGCCCCCCAACCGTTGCCCCTGAAAAAACGGCTTACGGAAGAGGTGGACGAGTTGGCTGAACTGGTGCTGCATGGGGCGGGCCATGACCAGGCAGCGATCGAGGCAGCTCGCCTGGCCAAGGAAAAAGGACTCGAACCCGCCCCCGCCGATCCCGAAGAAACGGGATTCTTGCCGGTGCTGAAAAACCGCAACTTCCTGGCCCTGTGGAGTGGGCAGGTGTTTTCGCAACTGGCGGATAAGGTTTATCTGATCATGGCGATCGCGATCGTGGCTGCCCGGTTCCAAGAACCCGGCCAAACCATCAGCGGCTGGGTTTCCGCCATCACGATCGCCTTCACCATTCCGGCGGTGTTGTTCGGTTCCCTGGCGGGAATTTATGTCGATCGATGGCAAAAACAAACCGTGCTGGTGGTCACCAATGTGGTGCGCGGGCTGTTGGTGTTGGCCTTGCCGGTGGTGTTGGCCCTGACGGCTGACGGCCCGGAGGTGATGGGCATCCCGATCGGCTTTGGGGCCCTGTTGGCCATGACCTTTTGCGTTTCCACCCTCACCCAATACTTTGCCCCCGCCGAGCAAGCCACCATTCCCCTGATCGTGCCGCCGCAACACCTGCTGTCGGCCAACTCCCTCTACACCACCACCATGATGGCCTCCACGATCGTCGGGTTTGCCGTGGGGGAACCGCTGCTGGCTCTGGCCAATCATCTGGTTGCCCGTTGGGGGCTGGGGGAAAACCTAGGCCAAGAACTGTTGATCGGTGGCAGCTACGCGATCGCGGGCGCTCTGCTGCTGTGGATGAAAACCGGCGAAGCTCCCGAAGACCACACGATCGAACGTCCCCACGTCCTGGAAGATTTGCGCGACGGGTTTCGCTATCTGCTCGATCGCCCCGTGATCCGCAACGCCCTGATTCAACTCACGATCCTGTTTTCGATCTTCGCGGCCCTGGCGGTTTTGGCCGTGCGGATGGCGGAAGTGATCCCCAACATCAAAGCCTCCCAATTTGGGTTGCTGTTGGCGGCTGGGAGTGCGGGCTTGGGGGTGGGAGCCTTGCTGCTGGGTCAATTTGGCAGCCGCTGGCCCTACACCCGATCGGCCCTCTTTGGTTCCTTTGGCATGGGAGCGGCCCTCGTGGCCCTCGCCAGCACCACCACCCACCTCTGGGGCGCAGTGACCGCGATCGTCTGTTTGGGAGCCGCCGCCGCCTTCGTGGGCATCCCCATGCAAACCACCATCCAGCACGAAACCCCCGAAGAAATGCGCGGCAAAGTCTTTGGCTTACAAAACAACGCCGTGAACGTGGCCCTCAGTTTGCCCCTAGCCCTCTCCAGCGTGGCCGAAGCCTATTGGGGGTTGCCTGCGGTGCTGCTGTTGTTGGCCGTTTTGGCAATCGCAGGCGGCGTAGCAACCTGGTATATTTCCGTTACGAGTTTGCCGCGATCGACCTAA